One Vanrija pseudolonga chromosome 5, complete sequence genomic window, agGGCAATAGTAAAACATGGCATGGAGGCTACAAGCGACAAAGTTGAGGAAGAGTTTAATGTGCACAGCCGTGCGTGACTATATGGTATGTGGTTTGTGATCCAGAGTAGGGTATTGGTCCAGGCagggcgacgggcggccCGATGGGACGCTCCGCCAttccaacaacaacagcctGGTAACCAGGCACTTGGAACCGTCGTAATGTTCTTTCGTTCAGTCGTCTATCCGGGGCAAAAAAGTTGGGGAGGTGCTTGTCGGCGTGCATGGTGTGCAcagaccgagctcgacgcgctcgtaAACAACGCGTGCGACGCTAGCCATGCGTAGTGTCGAGTGGGCACACGACTCTGCCGCTCCGACTTCCGCGGCGTCGCACTCAGGGCAGCGGAAGAGGCCACTCGTCGGGAATCTCGAGTGACAGCGCCCAAAACAGCAGGATGAGCAAGAGGACGCCCAGCCCGACGTAGATGAGGGCCGCGAGCGTAATGGCCGTGAGGAAGCGCCCCAGCGCGCGATTTGTCGCAGCCTCGTACTGGTGcatggcgaggtcgcgctcgtgtgcGTACCGGATCACGTTCGCCTCGatgccggccggcgacgccgcatAATACGTCCTGTACCCTGGGCACTGGAactgcggcgcgggggtaACATGCCTGAATCGCCGGGGAAGGTGGTACGAGAACTGTTTTGGCGCCTGCTGGTGGGGCGGTGTATGGTGGTGATGTGGCGGGTGGAACGGGTGCTGtagtggcgacggcgtgtaGTTActtgcgctggcgctcggcgcggcgtcggagaGCGGCGGGGTAGGCATGCCGTGCATGCTGTGCGCGATGGTACATGGCGGAGTCGACGGCAGAGGCGGACGCGAGGAAGGCAACCGGACACCGGTCCATGTGCGAGgtggctcgcggcgcaccgcGTACAGGCTCGACTGGGAGATTGAGCTGTCGCCAGAGTCGTTGCCACTACGCGAGTGGTGCGGGCTGGCACTCGCAGCGTGAGGGCTCGTCCCCAGCATGGGCGTTGTTTCTGTTGCGCCATctgtgggtgtcagcggcgtgcTGACGAGCGAAaacgggtgggtggggtgggaggcGGGCAGGTTTTAGTGGAGCCCGACGTCACTTACATGGTGGAGGGCTGTCATCGTGCGGAAACGAGGATTTTCTTGCTACCGACGCCGGCATGGTGGTGAAGTGGTTGTGGGTGGTGAGATGGTGGTTGTAGAAATTGAGAATGCAAAGTTGTGCGAGTGCGTGTGCTTGGAAGTGCGTGCGCGTAAGAGGTAGGtagtggtggttgtggtggtgggataTGGGGTCGTGTGGTGTCTTtgcgtgggtggtggtggtgtttgCTTAGTGATTGACAAATGTAGAATAGTGGCTATTTAGTAACACCCACATTGACGCGGCAAGCCAGCAAAAGGCCAGGCTGGGTTAAGGCTGGCCCGAATTGAGCTGGGCGGGATGAACATCCTGGTCCTTTTGCCGCGGGGCCTAGGCCTCggtcgggcggcgggggtgacAAAGTGAGTGACGCTTGGCACAAAGGCGCAGCACtgcccaggcggcggcatcaGAATTGTACACTACGGCAGTCTCTGCCCCTGACTAATAACGCACctcgggtgggtgggcgcaTAAAGGGGCTCTTCTGGACAACGCCACCCAGGTACACAACAACTCAAGACTTCACGTGTCAGGTCACATGACTTGCACGCGATTACCACGCGGAATTCACGTGGATCCGCGTCATCAACCAAAGACTAGCAAGACTGCCATTCCCCCACTACCCCCCACACTCACTCGCCCTCATCATTGtccttccttcctcgcgACCACTctcctcaccaccatcaACCCTCGCCATGCCGCCCAAGTCGGGGTACTCACGGCACCCGAAGCCAGACTGGTCGTGGGCGGGACGCGAGGTAAAGAGAATAGAGGAGATAACACCAGagcaccggcggcgagctgcaggTGTAGCACCAGACCAACGCCTGTCAACCTGCCGCTTCGTCGTTgacgcggcgtcgcgcgaggCAACGGCTACCGTCAACGATGGGAACAGCTCCGACTCTTCCCTCGTGTTCCTCAAGGAGGAGACATGTACGCTCAAGAAGTGCAAGAGTAACCCATGGTGCTTGAATCATCTCGGCGCGAAGGAGGTGAGTCCGGGGAAGGTGGGCTGATTGGGCTGACGCGTCAGTGGGCTTCAGACGGCACCCGGCAGGAGTACATTGATGACAAGCTTGGTCCCGAAATTGTCGTCCGTGATGGGCCTGCGGGGCTCAAAAACTACGGCGCTACCTGCTATGTAAGCTGGGCAAAGGGCAACTAAGCTGACCGACCACAGGCCAACGCCTTCCTCCAGGTGTGGTTCCACAACGTGGCCTTCCGCAACGGCGTGTACGCGGCAGTTGGAACAGCCTCTGCACTGCAAGGTACCCGAAAATCCAACGGATCACACAAAGCCAACGGCCCATcggggagcgcgagcccAAGCTCCAgtgccagcagcaccactatcggcggcggctctgGCTCCGAGGTTGGAAGAAGCAACACGACGCCTCCCGTcccgctgtcgccgcttCATCATCTCGCGAACATTTTTGCGATGATGCACTACTCTAACAAGCCAGTCGTCGACCCGGGAGCGCTTATCGAGGCGCTGCGCCTCAACAAGGGAGACCAGCAGGATGCCGCTGAGTGGGTCCCCAGCTGGATGCGAAGCGCTAACCCGTCAGATTCTCCAAGCTCTTCATGTCCCTCCTCAGCGACGAGTTCAAGCGCCATGGAGCGCTCAAGACCTTTGTCAGCGACCATTTTGAAGGAGTGTACGAGTATCAGACGCGATGCCAGACCTGCGGCTACATGTCAAGGAATCAATGTGAGCTAGGTCACAAGGCCCTTGGCCGGAGCTGACAACACAACAGCCACGTTCTTGGAGCTGGAGATCAGTCTCCAGGTGAGTTCTGTTTAGGCCACACGCGAGCTGACGCGCAGGACAAGAAGTCGCTGCAGGACAGGCTGGCACATCTGCTCACGCCCGAGGTTTTGAGCGGCTCAAACCAGTACCGCTGTCCAGACTGCGAAAGCTTGCAGGACGCGACCCGCTCGACAATTCTCAGGAAGCTGCCACCAGTTCTCCACTTCAGTCTCCTTCGCTTCGTCTACGACCCCAACTCTGGGACTAGGAAGAAGAGCAAGGCCAGCATAACTTACCCCCGAGAGCTCAAGCTCGGGGACGACTACTACGATCTTCGGGGTGTCGTTTCCCACCAGGGTACAAGTGTAAGTGTGGCTGTCCTTGACAGGACGACCCGCCCCGCAACCAGTCCTCACCTCACAGGCATTCCACGGCCACTTCACCTGCGAGGTCTACGACGAGGAGTGAGTACGCCTCAACTGGccaagctgaccccagcctcAAAGAGTGGTTCTTCACCTCGGATGAGCAGGTCGAGAAGCTCACCGAACGGCAGAAAGCCAACAACAAGCGGCTGAAACTTGAtcccgacgtcgtcgaggagcaggtgTCCAAGGACGCCTACATGTTCGTCTACAAACGGCGCGAGATGCACCCAACACCACAGGACAAGCCGCCAGCGTCAATGTTggaggccctcgacgccgagaacgcAGCAATGCAAGCCGAGATTCATGAGCGCGACCCAAGGCGTGCCGCGATCGCGGAAGAGTTTGACGCGCTGTTTGCTGCCAAGATCAGCGTCTTGGCCCAGCTCAGAGGCGTGAGTTGTCCGCAGAAGCGCGGCTGACAGACaggaggacaagctcgtTCCAAGAGATTCTCTTCGGAACTGGATCAAGTCGCGTGACCTCGACTCGCCGTGGGACTACACTGGAGTCACTTGCGAGCATGGCAATATTGACCCAGCGCAGGCTGGCGACCTCCGCCTCATCTCGCAGGCGGCTTTCGATCAGCTCAAGGAATACAGCGctgagcttgccgaggacaGGACTCTCCGGGACATCGACATTTGCGCCGAATGTGTTGCGGCGCACTtcagcgacgaggtgcaggaGGCGGACCACAATGCACAAGTCCGCGAGTTCGACCAGCTCAACaactcggacgacggcgtgcaTCGCTACGCTGTCCCACTGGACTTTGTTAAGGACTggcgcaagcgcgagctgTCCACACCGAGCCCCATGCCTAGCGATGTCGAGTACTCGCTCTTCTGCGAGCACGGGCGGCCGTggggcaagaagaaggtcaTCTGGGCTTCTGGTGCTGCCCTCATGTTCCTGCGGTCCATCTTTGGCGAGTTTGACGCCTACGCTGAAGGCTCAGACTTCTGCGACACCTGCGAAGCCAAGACGCAAGCCAACGTTGAAGCTCGGAAGGTATGGAAACTGCAAGTCAAGGAGGAAAAGTCGCTCCAGAGTCAACTGAACATGCGGCGCATTCTCGACGTCCCCAACTACATGATGCCCAAGAACTTTGCCAACGTCTGGCGAAGCTACCTCGAAAACACCGGACCACGGGCCAAGCTGGAACCTGAACTCTGTCGTCACAACCTCCTGGACTTTGACCCCCAGGTCGAACCACGCGACTATATGACTGAGGACGGGTGGATTAAACTGTGCCAGCTGTAAGTGTGATGCTGCCGCCGATGCGACTCTGACGCATTCCAGGTATGGCCATGACCCGCAGGATGCGATCACAGCGGTCTTTacttcggcgccgccggaGGGCAAGACATGCAGCATCGACAAGGTCAGCGTGGCGACCTGCGAGGAGTGTCGCAAAGAGAGGTAGGCAAAGTGTCAGGATGATGtgtgctgacgccaggctGTCCAACTTTGAGGAGATGCAGCTTACTATCGTCATGGGATTGGACACCGTGCCGACGGCAACGAAGTCAGCGTCCTCGacccgcagccgccgcatCGGCACGACGCGTAACAAGCAGACGCAGTTGGATGTCAAGAAGAACACGAGTGTCAAGGACATCAAGGTCGAGCTGTATCCGATTCTCGGAGTTGGTCCGCTCCACCAACAGCTGTACTACCGGGGGCGTGAGCTTGCGTCTGACGAGACGGTCGAATCGATTGGTCTTCTGGCGGGCGACCACCTGAACGTTgtcgagattgtcgaggttgaggactTTGAAGCGGCCGGGGAAGAGGGCTTTGGAGGAacggccctcgtcggccgcctgggtgagtgggccaGAGGatgggaggtgggggagtgACAAGGGAGTGACAAGGAGCTGTGGGCCGGCTCTGGTTGCGGCTTGACTCAGACGGCCGCGCTCGTTCAGCTCACCAGCCGTCAACAagggctcgctcgcccgctcctGCTGCAGCAACGCGTaccgctgacacacccagcGTGCCCCGCCTGCACATACTCAAACGaacccgacgccgagatgtGTATCGTGTGCGAAACGGTGCGTAAGCGGCTGAACTCGTGCTGATACCAGGCCTTCTTATCATGAGCCGTCGCAACACTGTGTAACATaccatcatcatcactaGTACCATGAACAAACAATCCCCAGCATCGCCATACCAAGCTGTATGTAGGCCATAGCCAGATCCCAGATGATCAACTGTAACATGCATTCATGTGCCGACTACCACGGACGGAGGAAGCTGCAGGCGGCGATATCCGTGCTCGGCCGCATGGCATGGCCTCCAGGCCAGGATGACCCGCGTGCAAGGCCATCGGATGACAAGGCATAAGCCAAGGATAGACCTGGGCTGCGCGCTGACAAGCACCTCGCACACCTCGCAGTTGACACCACGCGAGCGGCCGCGCGGTCTGCCGACGCCCGAGAGCATACAGGCGGCCGCAACGcccgagcgcagcgagagcagcagcagagtTCCCAACCTCACCTCTGCCCCCTGCCCAAAGCGTAGGCCGACCAGCCAAGCAAAGCCaagacgccgaggctgctgcAGGCTGCAACGCGTGCAGGCAtccgaccgccgcgccgcgcgccgactctGCGCCCACGGGGGTATttcggccgacgacggcgcggactTGATTCCCGCTGGGCGTCGTGTTATCAGATTAGAATGGCGACTTTCAGGGTTTGCAAAGTTACTTAAGCCAACCCAACAAGCGTGGGACGTGGATGGCGAGGTTTGCGTTTAGTGTTGAGAAGACTCTgttgacgacgagacgacgctGAGCGACGTAGCGACAGCGACGCAACGACTATATCCGACTGTACGACGGCTCAGCTAGCGACACGAGCGAAAAAGACCAGCCAGCAACGACCTGCGGTGACCCGACCCCCAACCCGCCACCCCCGCGATGCGCATCCACCCCTCCCCACGGCTCCGCAACACGCGCCCGCGCGTCGCCATCGTGctcggctcgacgcgcgagCCGTCCAACACGGCCGGACTGGGCACGTACGTGCGTAACCTGCTACGGCGGTACTTCCCCACCGTCGAAGTGGAGGTCGTGCACCTCTCCAAGTCGACCGCGGCAGGCCACCCTCTCCCGTTCGAGATcatcggcacgccggcgacgcacAAGCCGCCCGGgggcgaccgcgcgcgcctgccaGACACGTATACACACCCCTCTGTCGTGGCGTGGTCGGCCGCTGTGGTGTCGTACGACGCCGTGCTGTTCCTCGCGCCGCAGTACAACGGCTCCATCACCGCCCCGCTCAAGaacgcgctcgaccagctctGCTGGGAGTGGAAGGGGCTGCCTGCGGCCCTGGTCAcctgcggcggtggcggcggcggcacgctcacCGAGCACGGGCGGCTGATCATCGGGCGCAACTTCGGCATGGACCTCTGCGACGAGGGTGTCGAGATTGCCCTCCGGCCTGCGCTGAGCACGGGACACTGGGTgcgcggggacgaggcgTGGCTTGCCGTGTATGATGAGCCgatgctcgcgctccttgccgagctggTACGCAAGGCTGAGGCTTGGCGGGATGAGCGGGACAGGGATTGGGACGAGTAGGAGGTGGTTATCTAGAGCAACATAGAGACGGGTTGACGACGGATGTACGAGCATGTAATGAGCAAGGTGAACAAGGTGCTCGCCACGACCCGTGGGCAGTTCTGGGGTCGGCTGGTGAGATCTCTCGGCTCATTTCTGCATGGTCATGGTACGGTGCGGTCGGTCTAATCTATACACAGGTCATTGGAGCTGTTAAACAACATTGTTCGGCATCATTGCGATGGGATGGGAGGACGGGTGCTGGCGACGGGATCGAGCGATCCGAACGGAGTGGGTGAGGTGAAGTCGCAATGCGGCTAGGCCCAGAGGCGCCCGCGCggctcctcggccgtctcggtAGACTTGTAGCTGCTCTGCTCCATGGGAATAGACATGGCCTGCTGCGGGACGACCTTGGTCGCGGGGGTGAGGATGCGGCTGGGCCAGTACCACGTGTAgaggacgatggcgaggaagatggGGAGGCAGTCGAGCGCGGCCCAGTAGGCTTCGTGGGTACGCAGCTTGCCGTCccacctgcgcgcgcgggtcaGCCCTTCCTGCAGCCAATGTACTCACCCCTCGCCGAACTCGATCGTGCGGAAGATGGAGCGGATGAGGAACATGACGCAGTTGAACCCCAGCAACCAGTTGAGCGGCTTCCACCAGTCGAGGTCCCAGAGGACGGGGTCGCGCCAGCTGGGACGGGGCGTCAGCGCTGCCGCGCACGTGAAGGGGGTAAACGCAACTTACGCGCGGTACGTGAACAGACACCACATGAAggtgaagaggaggaagctGACCAGCTGCAcgatgagcgccgcgagcaggATCTTTTCTCCAACGTTCGCCGTATTCTTGTTATCCGATGACGCGATGCCactcgcgccgccctgcaCCAAAAAGGTCACGACTGAAGATGTCAGCGGTTTCTCTCGCATGGGTGGGGCCTGCTGGGTGCGGTGCTCACTATCGGAGATAACAAAGACCCACGACACACGGCTGGGCCGAATGAACATGTGTTTctgcgcgtcgaggtggCCCGCGATACGACCAAGCAGGATGTAGTTGGCCGCAATGAGCAGGCATGGCTGGGGTCAGGTCAGATGTGCCACCAGGCGCTGCAACTCACGCTGAGGATGACCAGCACCTGCATGATAATGAACCCCGCGTTCCACTGCAGGCGGTAGtacgacacgacgcgcatCGCGATACCGGCAGCCATCATGAACGTGCCGAAtgtgagcgcgaggaagtACCATCCCTTGAAGAGGATGTGgtctgggcgggcgggttagtgctgctgctgcagtggAGCGAATGAGCGCACTGATCACAAAGACGATCCCGCACAGCGCATACAGGACAACGGCGAGGATGTTGAGCGGCAGGCTCGGGACGTAGCCGTAGGCGTTGCAGCTGGTGGTTAGTGGCTGCGAGTGAGGGCACTTACTCGTCGTGCTTGGGATCGTGCTGCGCGTCAGTCGGGAAAGGGACAGTCACTCACGTAGGGGTCAGCCGAGCAGTTGCGCGCGActgcgggggcagcggcgagcaagagagcgaggacgacgaggagcgagaacgagcgcgaggtcatGGCGAGTTGGTTGTCTTGTCgagccgccagcagccgcaaCTGGTGACTGCTTAAGTACCTCCGCCCGCCACGCTCCACGCTTCACCAACCAAACATGTTATTGTCTTGGCGATGCATCGCATCGGCGCGACGCATAGGCGCGATGTGCGGCATCACCCCGCCGAGGTTGTGTAATGCGATGCGGGGCGAGTGACGGGAGCCGAAGTGGGATCCAGCGCACGCGCCCCTCCTTAGCAAGATCGTTCCATACCATCCTTCCACAAGAGGGCTTCAAGTTCGAGCCTCGTCCTATGTACAcgccacgacacgacgacgcgtgtGCGAGACAGGTGGGGCGCGGGGCACTCACTCTCTGTCGGTAGCGAAACGCGACCGAAGGtggggcgccgacgcgcagtTGACGTAGAGTGGCGGTGCTGTCCGGAATGTGGCGCGACATCAGATGAAAAAACAGCGTTCCTCCCACTCTTACTCCTCTGCCACATGGTCTTGGTCCCGCAAACCACTGCATTACTGTATCTACTGTACATAGTATACACTTAAACCTGCTCAACCTTCTCCACCTTGCTCTTGTCAAACGACGCCGttggcgtcagctcgccctTGTACTCGGCCTGCAGGCGCGAGACGATACGGTgcatgacggcggcgtcgcgcgtcgcgtccgacGACTTGAACACACGGTCCATGGCCTCGAGGGAGACGTTGCGCGTCTCGGGCAGGAGCCAGACGGCGTAGGCGACACCCAAGAGCATgaagccgaggaagaagaggtaGGTGCCGTAGGTGATGTGCTCGAGCATTGGGGGCACCATGAGCGAGACGCAGAAGTTGGTCATCCAGTTGGCCGAGGCACCGAGCGCGGTacccgccgcacgcgccgacaTGGGCATGAGCTCGGAGATGACGATCCACGAGACAGGGCCCCACGAGTAGCCGAAGTGGGCGATGTAGAGCCAGATGAAGACGGCCGACGTCCACGCTCCGGCAGTGTGCTTGGTCCAGTCGTGCTGGAAGCGCGCAGTGATGGCGCCAACGATGATGAGCGAGACGCACATGCCGAGACCGCCAACGATGAgcagaggacgacggccAAGCTTGTCGACAATGAAGAGAGAAGGGAAGGTGGCGAGGAACATGGAGATGCCGACGACTCCCGAGGCGAGCAGAGACACAGCGGTGCCACCGAGCTGAAGGCCCTGGAAGATGATGGGAGCGTAGAACACGATGGCGTCGATACCCGACATCTGCTGGAAGAACATCATGAGACAGGTGATGGCGGTGCGGCGGAACATGGGCCAGGTGGTGAAGAGGGCCTTGATCTGGGCGACCTGCATCATGAAGGGCTTGTTGACGTATTCGGGGAACTTCTCGGCGGCCGTCTCCTTCTCGaagagcgcgtcggccttgatctcgaggaactcgagacggacgacctcgtcgtcgaccgacttGTTGCGGACGCGGGCGAGGACCTGGagggcctcctcgtcgcggtcgtGCTTGAGGAGCCATCGGGGCGAGTAGGGGATGAACAGGGCGCCGATCGCGAGGCCGATGGCGGGGACACACTGGATGGCGAGGGGCAGGCGCCATGCAACCGAGTTGGTCTTGGAGATGTAGTTGGTGCCAAAGCCGACAAAGTACGAGATCATGATACCGAGCGTGACCGACAGCTGCCATGTGCCGACCATGGTgccgcgcacctcggcggggCTGATCTCACTGTTGTACATGGGCACGGCGGTGGAGAGCGAAccgaccgcgaggccgatgaAGAAGCGTCCCGCGAAGATCATCTGCGCGttctcggcggcagcggtgaggatcgcgccgacgagacACACGAGCGCACCGCCGAGGATCGACCAGCGGCGAGAGAAGCGGTCGCAGCAGTAGCCGTTGATAAGCGCGCCGACCCagccaccgaggccgagaatAGCGACCGTCCAGCCCTTGTACCCCGAGTCGTTGATGATGCGGTGGAAGGCGCCGTGGGCCGCGAACGACGGCATGACGAGACACTGGCCGTATGCGCCCTGCTCATAGCTGCTTGTCAGCGAGGCCAAGCGagaccaccacccacccgtAGTTGAGTCCACCGAGGGCCGTGACCATCGAGATGCCGAACAGGCGCTTGTTCTTCAGGaggcccgcgacgccggacgggccagcgagcgcctcgcgccgggcgtcgacgtcgaacACGTCGTtgcgggcgtcgtcgtggttgctgctgctgctgctgcccatggtgtgagagagagagtgcTGTAAAACTGCGCGGGGCCAGGCTCACCCCGCCTAGCATCATCTTATATCCCTTGCATGACGACCCCGAACCCCCGCAGGGGCACCGTCAGCGAGAAAAATAGAACAGAGGTCGGCCGGTCTTTGCCCATGTGGGACATGTGGGCGGCGTAGCGACGGCACGGCGACTTGCTGTTTTCACGTTGCCGGCGGTGACTAAAGTCaccggcgaggtcgtggagTGGgaagggcgacggcgagattTTCGCCGGCGTCCACTGCCAGCGAGCTGTGACCGGGGAGAATCGGCTGCTACAGTCAGCTGATGCTGTTGGAGCTGTTGGAGATGCACAACCGAGAGGCGAGGGCTGAGGTTGACACGGGCTTGTGGCGGATGCAGCAGTGGACCGTGTAGATAGATGTCTGTGCGCCACAACTAATGTCAACGACGCGGGTAGTCACCAAGCCGCGGATCTGTTGTGACACGGCACCGTGCTCTGAGCGCGAACGCTCTGCGGTGTCCGCCGCACACTCTGGGGTTGACTGCTTCAgtgcagacgacgacggggtgaGGGAACCGGGGTGTGACTGAACGGACGGTGGGAGCCGGTGGGAGGACAGCCCTTGCTGCCGCTGGGTGGCCGTGGTCGGCGCGCTTTTCTGCCGTGTCCCACCACGCTCCGAGACCGGGTCATGTAGCTTCAACGGACCCACCCACATCTAGGACCGGAGGTTGGGCACCAGCAAGTGCATACCAGCGTGGAGCAGCTACTATTGTGCGGGTTTGGTGTCGGACAGGTGGCGTATCGGCAGGACGCATAAGCCGCGGGGGCGGACAGGTCGTGAGTGCGTCAACTGCATGCGGCGGTGATAGGGCTTGTTGTGAATTGTCTGCATGTGTGAGAGTGTGTACTGTGCACTGATTGGTGCAGTAACGCACTGCAGCGATGATGCAGCAGCCGTGTGTGTGCAGCGTTGAGTGACGGTCTCGGAGAGCGAGCGCatgatggcgccgacgcgtgttaggacggcgcgagcgtgtgtgtgccgtcggcggcagtgCGCCGCAGACACAGACCATGGCGAgcaacgccgaggcggcgacggaatgccgtgtgtgtgtgtgtgttccgccggcgccggcgccgagtacgagcgcgcagcgaggcataagccctcgagcaccacgGTAAGCATGGCAAGCTGGCCTAACGGCAGAGCGATCGTGTGTTCCGCGACAGGTCGCTCATATCCCGGGTTCGAGTCCCGGCAGCGTCAACGCCTAGGCGACTGTCGTCCCACTTAGCtgggtggggcggcgtgAACCGGAGCGACGGTCGAGACCGATTCCACCTCCCGTAAGTCCAAATTAAATGGGTTTCGTCCCCGCAGGGAGGTTTAGGGACTCGACTGAGCTTTTGTAgtttgtggtggtgggcatGCATTGGTTGTGACTGTGCTTTGCGACGCATTTGTGTGATGATGCTTTGGGTgatgagtgagtgagtgactcgtggtggtggtgagtgtgtgtggcgGAACGAGGTCGAGCAAAAGTCGAGTGATTGCCACGCCGCGAGTCGAATGTATCCGAGCCGCCTCCCGCCCATCGCCCACAGCGACTGATACGcccagtcagtcagtcagtaTGCATACCGGGCGCACTTGGCGTTAGCCTCCGAGACTGCGTGCGCTGGGCAATCAGTCGATATTGCGgatcgccggcggcgctgaggGAGCACGCGCGATCCGGAAGTCACCCCCAAGCAATGAGCATACATCGCCGCCTTCGTCCCGACTACCCCGTCCCGACGCCAAGGAAGCTCAGATCCCAAGCCGAGTCCCACTGCAGGCCCGAGAACGCACcagcgaggtcgacgccgccgtcctcgacccgCGGGACAGCAGGCGAGAGCCCGCTcatcgcgccggcgagcaaAGGGAACCCGTCCCAGAAGTTCTGCTGCTCCTCGAACGGCtgcggcgcctcggcgtacGCCATGTGCCCGATCTCGTCCCACCACTGGTCGGGCGTCGTCTTTTGTTTCAGCGGCGACATCTCGGCTGCGCTCAGCGCGCGTGCTGGGCGGGCGTGCCGTGGCGacgtggcgcgcgacggcgcgcgcgacgcgtgcgccttctcgaggagcgcgtggaTGAACCGCGCTAGATAGGCCGGGTGCGAGCCCTGGTCCCCGCGCGCGGCTTCCCGGCACACGATCACCACTGCGGGTTAGCAGAGCGTGGGAggcccactcacccttggTCAGCTTGCGCATCACGCTCGCCTTGGCCGACTGGTCGAGGTACGACATGAACCGGATGAGCCGGACGGCAGTGGACGCCACCGCGACAGAGTGCGCGTCCTCGATCATTGGCATGATGCCCTTGCGTGCGAAGCCctccacgacgacgtcgaggaggtcaagcGACGTCGACACACACGCGTGCAGTAGCCCGACGCGGTGCTTCCGCGGGGCAAAGTACAGGCTTGTGCACTCCACCAGCAGCTGCGTAGCGAGCGTGCTGAACTTGTTGATGCTCACCGATGTCGACGTCAGCGTcaccggcgcgtcggggtccGTCAGCGCCTTGTGCGAGCTgtgcaggtcgtcgagcaccatGCGGAGGCCGGAGCGCAGCACCTCGTAGTTG contains:
- the USP48 gene encoding Ubiquitin carboxyl-terminal hydrolase 48; this translates as MPPKSGYSRHPKPDWSWAGREVKRIEEITPEHRRRAAGVAPDQRLSTCRFVVDAASREATATVNDGNSSDSSLVFLKEETCTLKKCKSNPWCLNHLGAKEWASDGTRQEYIDDKLGPEIVVRDGPAGLKNYGATCYANAFLQVWFHNVAFRNGVYAAVGTASALQGTRKSNGSHKANGPSGSASPSSSASSTTIGGGSGSEVGRSNTTPPVPLSPLHHLANIFAMMHYSNKPVVDPGALIEALRLNKGDQQDAAEFSKLFMSLLSDEFKRHGALKTFVSDHFEGVYEYQTRCQTCGYMSRNQSTFLELEISLQDKKSLQDRLAHLLTPEVLSGSNQYRCPDCESLQDATRSTILRKLPPVLHFSLLRFVYDPNSGTRKKSKASITYPRELKLGDDYYDLRGVVSHQGTSAFHGHFTCEVYDEDLKEWFFTSDEQVEKLTERQKANNKRLKLDPDVVEEQVSKDAYMFVYKRREMHPTPQDKPPASMLEALDAENAAMQAEIHERDPRRAAIAEEFDALFAAKISVLAQLRGEDKLVPRDSLRNWIKSRDLDSPWDYTGVTCEHGNIDPAQAGDLRLISQAAFDQLKEYSAELAEDRTLRDIDICAECVAAHFSDEVQEADHNAQVREFDQLNNSDDGVHRYAVPLDFVKDWRKRELSTPSPMPSDVEYSLFCEHGRPWGKKKVIWASGAALMFLRSIFGEFDAYAEGSDFCDTCEAKTQANVEARKVWKLQVKEEKSLQSQLNMRRILDVPNYMMPKNFANVWRSYLENTGPRAKLEPELCRHNLLDFDPQVEPRDYMTEDGWIKLCQLYGHDPQDAITAVFTSAPPEGKTCSIDKVSVATCEECRKERLSNFEEMQLTIVMGLDTVPTATKSASSTRSRRIGTTRNKQTQLDVKKNTSVKDIKVELYPILGVGPLHQQLYYRGRELASDETVESIGLLAGDHLNVVEIVEVEDFEAAGEEGFGGTALVGRLACPACTYSNEPDAEMCIVCETAFLS
- the RTA1_1 gene encoding Protein RTA1 is translated as MTSRSFSLLVVLALLLAAAPAVARNCSADPYPLTTSCNAYGYVPSLPLNILAVVLYALCGIVFVINHILFKGWYFLALTFGTFMMAAGIAMRVVSYYRLQWNAGFIIMQVLVILSPCLLIAANYILLGRIAGHLDAQKHMFIRPSRVSWVFVISDIVTFLVQGGASGIASSDNKNTANVGEKILLAALIVQLVSFLLFTFMWCLFTYRAWRDPVLWDLDWWKPLNWLLGFNCVMFLIRSIFRTIEFGEGWDGKLRTHEAYWAALDCLPIFLAIVLYTWYWPSRILTPATKVVPQQAMSIPMEQSSYKSTETAEEPRGRLWA
- the SPCC4B3.06c gene encoding NAD(P)H-dependent FMN reductasec, whose translation is MRIHPSPRLRNTRPRVAIVLGSTREPSNTAGLGTYVRNLLRRYFPTVEVEVVHLSKSTAAGHPLPFEIIGTPATHKPPGGDRARLPDTYTHPSVVAWSAAVVSYDAVLFLAPQYNGSITAPLKNALDQLCWEWKGLPAALVTCGGGGGGTLTEHGRLIIGRNFGMDLCDEGVEIALRPALSTGHWVRGDEAWLAVYDEPMLALLAELVRKAEAWRDERDRDWDE
- the qa-y_2 gene encoding Quinate permease; protein product: MGSSSSSNHDDARNDVFDVDARREALAGPSGVAGLLKNKRLFGISMVTALGGLNYGYEQGAYGQCLVMPSFAAHGAFHRIINDSGYKGWTVAILGLGGWVGALINGYCCDRFSRRWSILGGALVCLVGAILTAAAENAQMIFAGRFFIGLAVGSLSTAVPMYNSEISPAEVRGTMVGTWQLSVTLGIMISYFVGFGTNYISKTNSVAWRLPLAIQCVPAIGLAIGALFIPYSPRWLLKHDRDEEALQVLARVRNKSVDDEVVRLEFLEIKADALFEKETAAEKFPEYVNKPFMMQVAQIKALFTTWPMFRRTAITCLMMFFQQMSGIDAIVFYAPIIFQGLQLGGTAVSLLASGVVGISMFLATFPSLFIVDKLGRRPLLIVGGLGMCVSLIIVGAITARFQHDWTKHTAGAWTSAVFIWLYIAHFGYSWGPVSWIVISELMPMSARAAGTALGASANWMTNFCVSLMVPPMLEHITYGTYLFFLGFMLLGVAYAVWLLPETRNVSLEAMDRVFKSSDATRDAAVMHRIVSRLQAEYKGELTPTASFDKSKVEKVEQV